From the Thermococcus sp. genome, one window contains:
- a CDS encoding ferritin family protein, with translation MLAKYPFELPRDRPLTKREIAQALRWAIEAELDAINIYEQLAEGIEDERIKGIFLDVANEEKEHFGEFLAALFEVDEELAKYMKEGFEEVEEETGIKVEL, from the coding sequence ATGCTGGCCAAATACCCCTTTGAGCTCCCTAGGGACAGACCCCTGACCAAGAGGGAGATAGCCCAGGCCTTGAGGTGGGCAATAGAGGCCGAGCTCGATGCAATAAACATCTACGAACAGCTGGCCGAGGGTATCGAAGACGAGAGGATAAAGGGTATCTTCCTTGACGTTGCCAACGAGGAGAAGGAGCACTTCGGGGAGTTCCTCGCGGCCCTCTTCGAAGTCGATGAGGAGCTCGCGAAGTACATGAAGGAGGGCTTCGAGGAAGTCGAGGAGGAGACGGGGATAAAGGTCGAACTCTGA
- a CDS encoding iron-sulfur cluster assembly protein, giving the protein MKIYTPDREWPPEYRAVIEELRKITDPVTGGDILDSGVVAGLEVSDETLKVWLRFESHAEYNIIGESAIAYSKIIGDIMERFALVKFNNVYIYDLGNHIVGIFENKKGYRIEDISPERA; this is encoded by the coding sequence ATGAAAATCTATACCCCCGATAGGGAATGGCCCCCCGAATACAGGGCGGTTATAGAGGAGCTCAGGAAGATAACCGATCCCGTGACCGGCGGGGACATACTCGATTCCGGTGTCGTGGCAGGTCTTGAGGTGAGCGACGAGACGCTTAAGGTGTGGCTGAGATTCGAGAGCCACGCCGAGTACAACATCATAGGCGAGAGTGCGATAGCCTACTCCAAGATAATCGGCGACATAATGGAGCGCTTCGCCCTCGTGAAGTTCAACAACGTTTACATCTACGACCTCGGGAACCACATAGTCGGGATTTTCGAGAACAAGAAGGGCTACCGCATAGAAGACATCTCGCCGGAGAGGGCCTGA
- a CDS encoding rubrerythrin family protein, with protein MVVKREMTRKFLEDAFAGESMAHMKYLIFAEQAEKEGFLNIAKLFRAIAYAEFVHAKNHFIALGKLGKTPENLQTGIDGETFEVEEMYPVYKNSAEFQGEKEAVRTTHYALEAEKIHAELYARAKEKAEKGEDIEIGKVYICPVCGYTAVDEVPDYCPICGTPKDKFVVFE; from the coding sequence ATGGTAGTCAAGAGGGAAATGACCCGGAAGTTTTTGGAGGATGCATTCGCAGGCGAAAGCATGGCCCACATGAAGTATCTAATCTTCGCCGAGCAGGCCGAGAAGGAAGGTTTCCTCAACATAGCCAAGCTCTTCAGGGCTATAGCGTACGCTGAGTTCGTTCACGCGAAGAACCACTTCATAGCCCTCGGCAAGCTTGGCAAGACGCCGGAAAACCTTCAAACAGGAATAGATGGAGAAACCTTTGAGGTCGAGGAGATGTATCCAGTTTACAAAAACTCGGCGGAGTTCCAAGGGGAGAAGGAAGCTGTGAGAACCACCCACTACGCCCTTGAGGCGGAGAAGATACACGCCGAACTCTACGCCAGGGCCAAGGAGAAGGCCGAGAAGGGCGAGGACATCGAGATAGGGAAGGTCTACATCTGTCCGGTCTGCGGTTACACGGCCGTTGATGAGGTTCCCGACTACTGCCCAATCTGTGGGACCCCCAAGGACAAGTTCGTGGTCTTCGAGTGA
- a CDS encoding DUF1858 domain-containing protein, which translates to MLLDVRGLKAPGPALMIIESLGKLQTGETLEVIGDKPFVDILPKLEEAGYKVEIKEAAGFFVLRVTKTENSEELSMEVKECDDKLEEITEDTNVAKLLKAYPESLRILVKYGFSPLENPVMRKTLARTITLKGAKRLIGMSDEKFREMMAELKALEKP; encoded by the coding sequence ATGTTGCTCGACGTTCGCGGTCTTAAGGCGCCAGGGCCCGCTTTGATGATAATCGAATCCCTCGGAAAGCTCCAGACGGGGGAGACGCTTGAGGTAATCGGAGACAAGCCCTTCGTGGACATACTGCCCAAGCTTGAGGAGGCTGGCTACAAAGTGGAGATTAAAGAAGCGGCCGGCTTCTTCGTGCTCAGGGTTACTAAAACCGAAAACTCGGAGGAGCTCAGCATGGAGGTCAAGGAGTGCGACGATAAACTCGAGGAGATAACAGAGGACACAAACGTGGCCAAGCTTTTAAAGGCCTATCCTGAGTCCCTCAGAATCCTCGTCAAGTATGGCTTCTCTCCACTTGAGAACCCCGTGATGAGGAAGACTTTGGCGAGGACGATAACACTGAAAGGCGCGAAGAGGCTCATCGGAATGAGCGATGAGAAGTTCAGGGAGATGATGGCAGAACTTAAGGCCCTCGAAAAGCCTTAA
- a CDS encoding FAD-dependent oxidoreductase translates to MRVVIVGNGPGGVELARALSGEFEVTIIEREKLPYYNKPMLTHYIAGLLPEEKLFPLPMDWYGRKGIDLHLGTSALLIDRARNVLINSGGEFPYDVLVLATGARAREPVVPGKEYILTLRTLSDAKRIREELEKEEEMVILGGGFIALELAGNVAKAGYRVRLVHRRKNLLGLDDELSGRIRKRMEGIGVKFHLDAKVLRATEEGLETDRGTIPGRLKVCAYGITPNIELALKSGIQTGRGVLIDDHFRTSAENVYAIGDCAEHNGTIAGTAKGAVEQARALAEIVKGGKASYDFFRSAVFKFADLSLAIIGRTRGEGRWLDDEVKVFYEGGKPVGAVVIGNVRRALILERKIRKSASLR, encoded by the coding sequence ATGAGGGTCGTTATCGTTGGAAACGGGCCCGGGGGAGTTGAGCTCGCCAGAGCTCTCTCCGGGGAGTTTGAGGTCACGATAATCGAGAGGGAAAAGCTACCTTACTACAACAAGCCGATGCTGACCCACTACATAGCCGGCCTTCTGCCCGAGGAAAAGCTCTTCCCACTTCCGATGGACTGGTACGGGAGGAAGGGGATTGATTTGCACCTCGGAACCAGTGCCCTTCTCATAGACAGGGCAAGGAACGTCCTCATAAACTCAGGGGGCGAGTTTCCCTACGACGTCCTTGTTCTGGCGACGGGGGCGAGGGCGAGGGAACCCGTCGTTCCGGGGAAGGAATATATACTCACCCTGAGGACACTAAGCGATGCCAAGAGGATAAGGGAAGAGCTGGAGAAGGAGGAGGAGATGGTAATCCTTGGAGGGGGCTTTATAGCCCTTGAACTCGCCGGCAACGTTGCAAAGGCCGGCTACAGGGTCAGACTCGTTCACCGCAGGAAAAACCTGCTCGGCCTCGACGATGAGCTGAGCGGGAGGATAAGGAAAAGGATGGAAGGGATTGGCGTGAAATTTCACCTCGATGCTAAAGTCCTCAGGGCCACGGAGGAAGGGCTCGAAACCGATAGGGGAACCATCCCGGGCAGGCTCAAGGTCTGCGCCTACGGGATTACTCCAAACATCGAGCTGGCCCTTAAGAGCGGCATACAAACGGGGAGGGGCGTTCTGATAGACGACCACTTTAGAACCTCCGCGGAAAACGTCTACGCCATCGGCGACTGCGCGGAGCACAACGGGACAATAGCCGGAACAGCTAAAGGGGCGGTTGAGCAGGCCAGGGCGCTCGCCGAAATAGTGAAGGGTGGGAAAGCAAGCTACGATTTCTTCCGCTCGGCGGTCTTCAAGTTCGCGGACTTAAGCCTGGCAATCATCGGGAGAACGCGCGGTGAGGGAAGGTGGCTTGACGACGAGGTGAAGGTCTTCTACGAGGGCGGAAAGCCCGTTGGTGCGGTTGTAATAGGAAACGTCCGTAGGGCCCTTATCCTCGAAAGGAAAATCAGAAAAAGCGCATCCCTCCGATGA
- a CDS encoding ferritin family protein produces the protein MAMSEPLVKHAYETEKKAASSYLDGLKLIKGQGLKYTKVEEIVLRIAVDTVIHKHLMEAILNAQKELGKISEGPIEELKEVELSPEQKALVKRFAEMHLEIEKDMIQTYQKMAEKMTHPLFKGIAEALVENEREHHRLLAELIAKYKE, from the coding sequence ATGGCCATGTCCGAACCACTTGTTAAACACGCCTACGAGACCGAGAAGAAGGCCGCCTCCAGCTACCTCGACGGTTTGAAACTGATAAAGGGGCAGGGACTCAAGTACACCAAGGTTGAGGAGATAGTCCTGCGCATAGCCGTTGACACCGTCATCCACAAGCACCTGATGGAGGCGATTCTCAACGCCCAGAAAGAGCTGGGAAAAATCTCGGAGGGGCCGATTGAGGAGCTTAAGGAGGTTGAGCTTTCGCCGGAGCAGAAGGCCTTAGTGAAGCGCTTCGCCGAGATGCATCTTGAGATAGAGAAGGATATGATACAGACCTATCAGAAGATGGCTGAGAAGATGACCCACCCGCTCTTCAAGGGCATAGCCGAGGCCCTCGTGGAGAATGAGAGGGAACACCACAGGCTTCTTGCGGAGCTGATAGCGAAGTACAAGGAGTGA
- a CDS encoding ferritin family protein, translating to MNELEALALALEVEKAELKFYIRLARKAKDERARKMFLFLAKEEAEHWDEFEKTFLERVAEECKLPAVSEELLGSLLVKEPESLSEVDAVKVGMEQEKLTWEFYEKAAKEAEHESVRRIFEQLAKVEKAHYELLKAQYDSIMKTGIWMDYQDFSLEVD from the coding sequence ATGAACGAGCTTGAAGCCTTGGCTTTAGCCCTTGAAGTCGAAAAAGCCGAGCTTAAGTTCTATATCAGGCTCGCTAGGAAGGCGAAGGACGAGAGGGCCAGGAAGATGTTCCTGTTCCTGGCTAAGGAGGAGGCAGAGCACTGGGACGAGTTCGAGAAGACCTTCCTCGAGAGGGTCGCCGAGGAGTGCAAGCTCCCAGCGGTAAGTGAGGAGCTCCTTGGTAGCTTACTTGTCAAGGAACCAGAAAGTCTGAGTGAGGTCGATGCCGTAAAGGTGGGAATGGAGCAGGAAAAGTTAACCTGGGAGTTCTACGAGAAAGCCGCGAAGGAAGCGGAGCACGAGAGCGTCAGGAGAATCTTCGAGCAGCTGGCGAAGGTGGAGAAGGCTCACTACGAGCTCTTAAAGGCCCAGTACGATTCAATAATGAAGACGGGCATATGGATGGACTACCAGGACTTCAGCCTAGAGGTGGACTGA
- a CDS encoding DUF257 family protein: protein MVDEKSVSFEKFIQELQLGEDVIIEYTPEGPVHMLFYEILKGLTNGGKVIIVDELDQLHVFRTHLHLSGVDTSLIDGSPVIKMGGIIPTGNILGKVDLNEEPPVRKKHYEEILKPLTGKHRFRVVVGFDKVLLSHENDPKERERIFGYLLRPHLGDKSRITLYIINKDLISDKILKELREHATRVLESRFEGKGFELRVVKSIIPEDYGYRVRVLIGE, encoded by the coding sequence ATGGTCGATGAGAAGAGTGTATCGTTCGAAAAGTTCATACAGGAACTTCAACTTGGGGAGGATGTAATAATTGAATATACTCCAGAGGGACCCGTGCATATGCTCTTCTACGAAATCTTGAAGGGTCTTACCAACGGGGGTAAAGTTATAATAGTTGACGAACTCGACCAGCTCCACGTATTCAGGACTCACCTGCATCTCTCCGGCGTGGATACCTCTCTGATAGACGGCTCTCCGGTAATCAAGATGGGAGGCATAATCCCAACGGGAAACATACTCGGAAAAGTTGATCTGAACGAGGAGCCTCCGGTGCGGAAGAAGCACTATGAAGAAATCCTAAAACCCTTAACAGGGAAGCACAGGTTCAGGGTTGTGGTTGGTTTTGACAAGGTTCTTTTAAGCCATGAGAACGATCCAAAGGAAAGGGAGAGAATATTTGGGTACCTTCTCAGACCCCATCTTGGTGACAAAAGCCGCATCACCCTGTACATCATAAACAAGGACTTAATAAGCGACAAAATCTTAAAAGAGCTGAGGGAGCATGCAACCAGGGTTCTTGAGAGCAGGTTCGAGGGAAAGGGCTTTGAGCTGAGGGTCGTTAAGTCCATTATCCCTGAGGACTACGGGTACAGGGTCAGAGTTTTGATCGGGGAATG
- a CDS encoding desulfoferrodoxin family protein, translated as MLSGTIKSGDWKGEKHVPVIEYEKEGDLVKVEVSVGKEIPHPNTPEHHIAWIQLWFHPEDGNFPVLVGVAEFTNHSDPLTEPRAVFFFRTNKKGKLYALSYCNIHGLWENEVSLE; from the coding sequence ATGCTCAGCGGAACCATAAAGAGTGGTGACTGGAAGGGTGAGAAGCACGTTCCCGTTATAGAGTACGAGAAAGAGGGAGACCTCGTCAAGGTCGAGGTCAGCGTTGGCAAGGAGATACCGCATCCGAACACCCCGGAGCACCACATAGCCTGGATACAGCTCTGGTTCCACCCCGAGGACGGTAACTTCCCGGTTCTCGTTGGTGTGGCTGAGTTCACCAACCACAGCGACCCGCTGACAGAGCCGAGGGCTGTCTTCTTCTTCAGGACTAACAAGAAGGGCAAGCTCTACGCCCTCAGCTACTGCAACATTCACGGTCTCTGGGAGAACGAGGTCAGCCTTGAGTGA
- a CDS encoding iron-sulfur cluster assembly protein: MGLLGIFKKRPQKTGPREDLPPEVKRVVEVLRGVIDPETGLDIVDEGLVYGVTVEGKKVDVFLLLARSTPECHFCQVLAINVQRKILDNVVRSLKAEGFNSVKVYNELGLLLAEG, from the coding sequence ATGGGTCTCCTGGGAATCTTCAAGAAAAGGCCTCAAAAAACCGGCCCCCGCGAAGACCTTCCACCGGAGGTCAAGAGGGTCGTCGAGGTTCTGAGGGGAGTTATCGACCCTGAGACCGGGCTTGACATAGTTGATGAAGGGCTCGTTTACGGCGTGACCGTCGAGGGGAAGAAAGTTGACGTGTTCCTCCTTCTCGCGCGTTCGACGCCGGAATGCCATTTCTGTCAGGTTCTCGCGATAAACGTCCAGAGGAAGATACTGGACAACGTCGTTAGGTCACTCAAAGCCGAAGGGTTTAATAGCGTGAAGGTCTACAATGAACTTGGACTGTTACTCGCGGAGGGATGA
- the dps gene encoding DNA protection during starvation protein, which yields MSEHNRRLVEKAGIDVEKLLEMLLKAAAAEFTTYYYYTLLRNHSAGLEGETIKEIVEDARLEDRNHFEALVPRIYELGGELPRDIRDFADMAWCSDAYLPENPTVEEILKVLLQAERCAVGVYTEICNYTMGKDPRTYDLSLAILHEEIEHEAWFEELLTGKPSGHFRRGKPGESPYVSKFLR from the coding sequence ATGTCGGAACACAACAGAAGGCTTGTTGAGAAAGCTGGGATAGACGTAGAGAAGCTCTTGGAGATGCTTTTGAAGGCCGCCGCGGCGGAGTTCACGACCTATTACTACTACACGCTGCTGAGGAACCATTCGGCCGGTCTGGAAGGCGAAACCATAAAGGAAATCGTCGAGGATGCACGCCTCGAAGACAGGAACCACTTCGAGGCCCTTGTGCCGAGGATTTACGAGCTCGGGGGCGAGCTTCCGAGGGATATTAGGGACTTTGCGGACATGGCCTGGTGTAGCGACGCCTACCTGCCAGAGAATCCAACAGTTGAGGAAATCCTGAAGGTACTCCTCCAGGCGGAGCGTTGCGCGGTTGGAGTTTACACCGAGATATGCAACTACACGATGGGCAAGGATCCGAGAACCTATGACCTCTCCCTTGCTATTCTCCACGAGGAGATAGAACACGAGGCATGGTTCGAGGAACTTTTGACAGGAAAGCCGAGCGGTCACTTCAGGCGCGGAAAACCCGGTGAGAGTCCCTACGTTTCCAAGTTCCTTAGGTGA
- a CDS encoding ferritin family protein: MVPELEEGLPLERIKDFSLEELLGMAVKAEIGARKFYESLAERVDIRELREKIEWLAGEEKKHEELLRRIYENMFPGKEVVFPKEHIGPELKPVARQLHGVQDIIDLIRWAMKAEEIAAKFYAELENMVEGEEKKRLMRYLSDMEWGHYYNLKAEYELLLDWAMYSQMMNVGP; encoded by the coding sequence ATGGTTCCCGAACTCGAAGAGGGACTTCCCCTCGAAAGGATTAAGGACTTCTCCCTTGAGGAGCTCCTTGGAATGGCGGTAAAGGCCGAGATAGGTGCCAGAAAGTTCTACGAGAGCCTCGCCGAGAGGGTTGACATCAGGGAACTCAGGGAAAAGATCGAGTGGCTTGCCGGTGAAGAAAAGAAGCACGAGGAGCTTTTGAGAAGAATCTATGAAAATATGTTCCCGGGAAAGGAAGTGGTCTTCCCAAAGGAGCACATAGGGCCTGAGCTCAAGCCCGTTGCCAGACAGCTCCATGGAGTGCAGGACATAATAGACCTCATTCGCTGGGCCATGAAGGCGGAGGAGATAGCCGCGAAGTTCTACGCAGAGCTGGAAAACATGGTCGAGGGCGAGGAGAAGAAAAGGCTGATGAGATATCTCAGCGACATGGAGTGGGGCCACTACTACAACCTCAAAGCTGAGTACGAGCTCCTTCTGGACTGGGCCATGTACAGCCAGATGATGAACGTCGGGCCGTGA
- a CDS encoding helix-turn-helix domain-containing protein, with protein sequence MKTSAFEVASRYVYPALRRRLVEILREKGLRQAEIAELLHITQPAVSRYLREERGALVEVSSLPDVEERLHSLAEEIVKKRPDEYWIHARLVEITLYGLGRGYFCQFHALIDPELNPSECRICLELFG encoded by the coding sequence ATGAAGACCAGCGCCTTTGAGGTGGCCTCGCGCTACGTTTACCCCGCCCTGAGGAGGAGGCTCGTCGAGATACTCAGGGAGAAGGGTCTCAGGCAGGCAGAGATAGCGGAGCTTCTGCACATAACCCAGCCGGCGGTTTCACGCTACCTGAGGGAGGAGAGAGGTGCTTTGGTAGAGGTCTCCTCCCTTCCGGACGTTGAGGAAAGGTTGCATTCCCTCGCGGAGGAGATAGTGAAGAAGAGACCCGACGAATACTGGATACACGCCCGGCTCGTTGAGATAACGTTATACGGGCTCGGGAGGGGCTACTTCTGTCAGTTCCACGCCCTCATTGACCCCGAGCTCAATCCAAGCGAGTGCAGGATCTGCCTTGAGCTCTTTGGTTAG
- a CDS encoding Fur family transcriptional regulator: protein MWKEEAVEALRKKGYKITPQRLKLLEVLEEIGKKHPSLGEVHERLRREFPTVSFSTLYSNVLTLKELGLVELFSLEGETRIEVNTTPHVNLIEGEKIIDVNDPEIIEAIRRKTGKNVKLVNVLVE from the coding sequence ATGTGGAAGGAAGAAGCTGTTGAAGCACTGAGGAAAAAAGGATACAAGATAACCCCCCAGAGGCTCAAGCTCCTCGAAGTCCTTGAAGAGATTGGAAAAAAGCATCCCTCCCTCGGCGAGGTTCACGAGAGGCTGAGGAGGGAATTCCCAACGGTCAGCTTTTCGACTTTGTACTCCAACGTCCTTACTCTGAAGGAGCTGGGACTGGTGGAGCTCTTCTCCCTTGAAGGGGAGACTAGAATAGAGGTAAACACAACCCCCCACGTCAACCTAATCGAGGGAGAGAAAATAATCGACGTCAATGACCCGGAGATAATAGAAGCCATACGGAGAAAAACGGGGAAGAACGTGAAGCTTGTCAACGTTCTGGTTGAATAG
- a CDS encoding TIGR01177 family methyltransferase, protein MLYVEILGNFPEMAQDEVKAMLELAGGEILGRDYLLLKVRGDGRAFPYLDRLGLAHEYGELIVEAGSIEELLRKAEREEWPIRGTFKVDTETMANCRHNVTDLPRKLGAVIHARGFRVNLSRPDTVVRVYCGEKLYAGIRLRFFDPKEFEMRKAHRRPFFRPISLHPRVSRALVNLTKAKKELLDPMMGAGGILIEAGLIGLKVYGVDIKPEMVKGAEKNLRHYGIRDYVLKLGDATRLEEFFPGKRFEAVATDPPYGTSATLAGRKRNDLYRAVLRSIYSVLQPGGRLAIAFPADFRGEEEAGKLGFRLVGKYYQRVHKSLERYFYVFEK, encoded by the coding sequence GTGCTCTACGTTGAAATCCTCGGGAACTTCCCGGAGATGGCACAGGACGAGGTAAAGGCCATGCTTGAGCTGGCCGGAGGAGAGATCCTCGGCCGGGACTACCTTCTCCTGAAGGTCAGGGGAGACGGGAGAGCCTTTCCATACCTCGACAGGCTGGGCCTTGCCCACGAGTACGGGGAGCTGATTGTCGAGGCCGGTTCCATTGAAGAGCTCCTCAGGAAGGCGGAGAGAGAGGAGTGGCCAATCAGAGGGACTTTCAAGGTCGATACCGAGACAATGGCCAACTGCAGGCACAACGTTACTGACCTCCCGCGGAAGCTCGGGGCAGTCATCCACGCCCGGGGTTTTAGGGTGAACCTCTCAAGGCCCGACACCGTTGTCAGGGTTTACTGCGGTGAGAAACTCTACGCCGGAATAAGGCTCCGCTTCTTCGATCCGAAGGAATTCGAGATGAGAAAGGCCCACCGCAGGCCCTTCTTCAGGCCGATATCCCTTCACCCAAGGGTTTCCCGGGCTCTCGTAAACCTCACGAAGGCAAAAAAAGAGCTCCTCGACCCGATGATGGGGGCAGGAGGGATACTAATCGAGGCCGGTCTCATCGGCCTTAAGGTTTACGGTGTCGACATAAAGCCGGAGATGGTTAAGGGAGCTGAGAAGAATCTTAGGCACTACGGGATAAGGGATTACGTGCTTAAACTTGGGGACGCCACAAGACTGGAGGAGTTCTTTCCAGGAAAGCGCTTTGAGGCGGTGGCGACCGATCCCCCCTACGGAACCTCGGCAACTCTCGCGGGAAGAAAAAGGAACGACCTCTACAGGGCGGTTTTAAGGAGCATCTACAGCGTTCTACAGCCGGGAGGCAGGCTTGCCATAGCCTTTCCCGCGGACTTCAGGGGGGAGGAAGAGGCCGGAAAGCTCGGCTTCAGGCTGGTCGGAAAGTATTACCAGAGGGTTCATAAAAGCCTTGAAAGGTACTTTTACGTGTTCGAAAAATAA
- the rd gene encoding rubredoxin has product MAKWKCLICGYIYDEDEGDPDSGIPPGTKFEDLPDDWVCPLCGAPKDQFEKIE; this is encoded by the coding sequence ATGGCCAAGTGGAAGTGCCTTATCTGTGGTTACATATACGATGAGGACGAGGGGGACCCCGACAGCGGAATACCACCCGGAACCAAGTTCGAAGACCTCCCCGACGATTGGGTCTGCCCGCTCTGCGGGGCACCCAAGGACCAGTTTGAGAAGATAGAGTGA
- a CDS encoding GNAT family N-acetyltransferase encodes MRIERVERPLDVKEELLRFVFEVYQSTNGAYPALEWAEEKPSTDDFEGFKRVYEPFLEFRLGKEFDELYVLRDGEILGTVALVYDLSGKGVWWVPEEIRDEKTGLIEFFMTSPEVRGKGYGSVLLSFAIQRLKDLGKTPYVVTFPSLKAYSYYLVKGFEKVMDYKDFVVLKYTGRGEGALR; translated from the coding sequence GTGAGAATCGAAAGGGTCGAGAGGCCACTTGATGTGAAGGAAGAGCTTCTCAGGTTCGTGTTTGAAGTTTATCAGAGCACCAACGGGGCGTATCCGGCCCTTGAGTGGGCCGAGGAGAAGCCCTCAACTGACGACTTCGAGGGCTTTAAGCGAGTCTACGAGCCCTTCCTTGAGTTCAGGCTTGGTAAAGAGTTCGACGAGCTCTACGTCCTCAGAGACGGGGAAATCCTGGGCACGGTGGCGCTCGTCTACGACCTCTCCGGAAAAGGAGTTTGGTGGGTTCCCGAGGAGATAAGGGACGAAAAGACCGGTTTAATAGAGTTTTTCATGACCTCCCCTGAGGTGAGGGGAAAGGGCTACGGCTCGGTGCTCCTCTCCTTTGCAATTCAGCGGCTGAAAGACCTTGGAAAAACTCCCTATGTCGTAACATTCCCCAGCCTCAAAGCCTACTCCTACTACCTCGTGAAAGGCTTCGAAAAGGTTATGGACTACAAAGACTTCGTCGTCCTGAAGTACACGGGGAGGGGAGAGGGTGCTCTACGTTGA
- a CDS encoding DUF438 domain-containing protein, which translates to MTELLNTREYKKEQLKRLLLRIHEGESVEKLKEEFRAVLSGISPLEIPLIEQELVKEGISAKDIAKMCDLHVELFREAVKGTDELEEKDLPDGHPLKTLYQENKEIMKDAEMLNLYARTLATTKDERMREEILGVLEEIVNNLRKVGFTHYNREEMLTFPYIERRGLTAIATVLWTKHDEIRFMIKYLVELLRRRDEMPWEEFVERFKAKAGEAAFALSDMVFRENNIYYPTLKALLSEGEWKAIRMQEDEIGFYKVNPLAWDPGEDVKPLHPWEINPELSIEQLLGLPKEVQEALKGQPLEFDKSQLKRDGDIDLGTGYVSVEELKAIFEALPVDVTFIDRDDRVRFFSPGERIFDRTMSVLGRPVQLCHPPKSVHIVNKILRAFKEGRKEEATFWLKLGGKYVYIKYVPVFNEKGEYIGTLEMTMDIAPYKKIEGEKRLLDWRD; encoded by the coding sequence ATGACAGAACTGCTCAACACTCGCGAATACAAAAAGGAGCAACTCAAAAGGCTCCTCCTTAGAATCCACGAGGGGGAGAGCGTTGAGAAGCTCAAGGAGGAGTTCAGGGCTGTGCTCAGCGGTATATCACCCCTTGAGATACCCCTCATAGAGCAGGAGCTCGTGAAGGAGGGCATCTCGGCGAAGGACATAGCCAAGATGTGTGATTTGCACGTCGAGCTTTTCCGCGAAGCTGTGAAGGGAACCGACGAGCTTGAGGAGAAGGATTTGCCGGACGGCCACCCGCTCAAGACCCTCTATCAGGAGAACAAGGAGATAATGAAAGATGCGGAGATGCTCAACCTCTACGCGCGAACTTTAGCGACTACCAAGGACGAGCGCATGAGGGAGGAAATCCTCGGTGTTCTGGAGGAAATAGTGAATAACCTGAGAAAGGTCGGCTTCACCCACTACAACCGCGAGGAGATGCTCACCTTCCCCTACATTGAGAGGCGCGGCTTAACGGCGATAGCAACGGTTCTCTGGACGAAGCACGACGAGATAAGGTTTATGATAAAGTACTTGGTTGAACTTCTGCGGAGGAGGGACGAAATGCCCTGGGAGGAGTTCGTGGAGCGCTTCAAGGCGAAAGCTGGGGAAGCTGCATTCGCGCTCAGCGACATGGTCTTCCGCGAGAACAACATCTACTATCCAACGCTTAAGGCACTCCTCAGCGAGGGCGAGTGGAAGGCAATAAGGATGCAGGAGGATGAGATAGGCTTCTACAAGGTCAACCCGCTCGCTTGGGATCCGGGCGAAGACGTTAAACCTCTCCACCCGTGGGAAATCAATCCTGAATTAAGCATCGAACAGCTCCTCGGCCTTCCGAAGGAAGTTCAGGAAGCACTAAAGGGCCAGCCTTTGGAGTTCGACAAGAGCCAGCTAAAGCGCGATGGCGACATAGACCTTGGAACGGGCTACGTGAGCGTTGAGGAGCTTAAGGCGATCTTCGAGGCCTTGCCTGTTGACGTGACATTCATCGACAGGGACGACAGGGTTAGGTTCTTCTCGCCCGGCGAGAGGATATTCGACAGGACGATGTCCGTCCTCGGAAGGCCTGTTCAGCTCTGCCATCCGCCGAAGAGCGTCCACATCGTTAACAAAATCCTCAGGGCCTTCAAGGAGGGCAGGAAGGAGGAAGCAACCTTCTGGCTTAAACTCGGAGGCAAATACGTCTACATCAAATACGTTCCGGTCTTCAACGAGAAGGGGGAATACATAGGGACGCTGGAGATGACGATGGACATCGCACCCTATAAAAAGATAGAGGGTGAAAAGAGACTGCTGGACTGGAGGGATTGA